One stretch of Filifactor alocis ATCC 35896 DNA includes these proteins:
- a CDS encoding leucine-rich repeat domain-containing protein — protein sequence MEGEVISMAILNEKQIKYGFDYFHRDEPENKCIVEVSEYTGEKALTINCTQLGDSFTPEYKTAKEKKRVLQEWCDFLQNNPTAFTELTFCTRMPQELLDAVCAQQNLRKLYIKWGVYRNLSKITNLTNLEYLHIGSGASVESIEPISKLKNLVALSVENFQKVDDYSLFANLTNLESLSIEGDCFAPKNIHVNSFDFLNEMKQLRYFNFLAGILKSKDYTPILSLENIEHLTLKPCKEVKALYNNMIQLPHLKYGLLVEKPELYRK from the coding sequence ATGGAAGGAGAAGTGATATCTATGGCGATTCTAAATGAAAAGCAAATCAAATACGGTTTTGATTACTTTCATCGTGATGAACCGGAGAACAAATGTATTGTTGAAGTATCGGAGTACACCGGAGAAAAAGCATTGACAATAAACTGTACGCAATTAGGCGATAGTTTTACACCGGAGTATAAGACAGCAAAGGAAAAGAAGCGTGTCTTACAGGAATGGTGTGATTTTTTGCAGAATAATCCGACAGCGTTTACAGAACTGACTTTCTGTACAAGGATGCCTCAAGAGTTACTTGATGCTGTTTGTGCACAACAAAATCTTCGTAAGTTATACATCAAATGGGGCGTATATCGGAATCTTTCTAAGATTACCAACCTTACCAATCTGGAATATCTTCACATAGGTTCCGGTGCAAGTGTAGAGAGTATAGAACCCATTTCAAAATTAAAAAACTTGGTTGCCTTGTCGGTAGAAAATTTTCAGAAAGTGGACGATTACAGTTTGTTTGCCAATCTTACCAACTTAGAGAGTTTGTCAATCGAAGGAGATTGTTTTGCGCCTAAAAATATTCATGTAAATTCTTTTGATTTTCTCAATGAGATGAAACAATTAAGATATTTTAATTTTTTAGCCGGTATACTAAAAAGCAAGGACTATACACCTATTTTAAGTCTTGAAAATATAGAGCATTTAACACTGAAACCGTGTAAAGAAGTGAAAGCGTTATACAACAATATGATTCAACTTCCTCATTTGAAGTATGGATTGTTGGTTGAAAAACCGGAACTTTATAGGAAATAA